In a genomic window of Gadus chalcogrammus isolate NIFS_2021 chromosome 17, NIFS_Gcha_1.0, whole genome shotgun sequence:
- the si:ch73-71d17.2 gene encoding RPA-related protein RADX: MGPSGCALRRTLVRCRPVTSRPGTAEQCGVPCCPVVCRQPLVVLQVHRYGRDPHSSLLLPQGVLSGDDLYDLTVTDGDCRLCVTLEPVLNRLVERNTLHVGSRLRHASFSLPLHQGEGPRDPGSANHVESFRLVSVSVCEEEEEEEEEDEAVDDEDCQQLPWFSFSPEIRPPAGGVVPLLANRSSFLPLWNNRDYIGSVWQSSAHTSEVDTSSAPASGVDPSHALTGGEEEEAVCAAVCPRVTVRELREEFFSGRHGIGGVVKRLLVVRIINRAHLMYFGKPDRKCECPYKVVLEVCDRSATVCVVLWNTVCLDWYRTLRPGQTLALNHYRVKTSYTQQSDIEVSVNSRNPAAQLRLLPESSVPVERRPPSPSYTFCSGEELLEVPHGNLCDVIGLVTFVGRTERIRNKDGQGAELLQYRWLSLEDGTSDRPIMVKLFSTSQPEVHDNLFPMCVVVCTRLKVIRDRCYYLTNSTYTQVYCTGQGHHSEMPYRRLRPVHLFLQWLRSQTDQDVLRRALIGGYFIYPPPPVSMETHMRDMRVQPCLVKGAELKREVESLCYRERRTLCLQATVTMVMYACRGKEDSCLVWSANPFPSSPPPSPSSSLSSPLRSSSPICSSPLSSSLVSSPLHSSYPVSSPLLFSSHLSSPLLSSSCLPSTLSPRRPSRVSFLKRKHQTASGEQKLKRPLLTSEQENRTAVLWEASMEFLARTEGDEDDEADEENSVFTASISSFFSGIAMETLPLRYSPAHKERLAASAAMQSGDRGRCFKRRGAEFISPIDSYYVLSLRGHSNTWLSILAHGSFSSHAPPPSPGDLINMAGQLSNQRLLCVLEACHLGGAKTELVLSRAFPL; the protein is encoded by the exons ATGGGACCGAGCGGCTGTGCGTTGCGGAGGACTCTGGTCCGATGCCGACCCGTGACGTCCCGCCCGGGGACGGCAGAGCAG TGTGGCGTCCCCTGCTGCCCGGTTGTATGTCGGCAGCCCCTTGTGGTGCTCCAGGTCCACCGCTACGGAAGAGATCCCCactcctccctactcctcccccaGGGGGTCCTGTCTG GCGACGACCTCTACGACCTGACGGTAACCGATGGCGACTGCCGGCTGTGCGTAACGCTTGAGCCAGTCCTCAACAGGTTGGTGGAGAGAAACACCCTCCATGTTGGGTCCAGGTTAAGGCACGCCTCCTTCTCGCTGCCCCTTcaccagggggaggggccaaggGACCCGGGCTCAGCCAATCACGTGGAGAG TTTCAGGCTggtgagtgtttctgtgtgtgaggaggaggaggaggaagaggaggaggacgaggcagTGGATGATGAAGACTGTCAGCAGCTACCATGGTTCAGCTTCTCTCCAGAGATCCGCCCACCAgcag GGGGTGTGGTCCCGCTGCTGGCCAATAGGAGCAGCTTCCTGCCGCTGTGGAACAACCGAGACTACATTGGCTCTGTGTGGCAAAGCTCCGCCCACACATCTGAGGTAGACACAAGCTCCGCCCCCGCATCCGGCGTAGACCCAAGTCATGCCCTCACCGgaggcgaggaagaggagg ctgtgtgtgcagctgtgtgTCCCAGGGTGACGGTCCGTGAGCTCAGGGAAGAATTTTTCTCCGGTCGCCATGGCATTGGGGGTGTAGTCAAACGGCTCCTTGTCGTACGCATCATCAACCGGGCTCACCTGATGTATTTTGGCAAACCAGACCGGAAGTGTGAATGTCCTTATAAG gtggtgttggaggtgtgtGACCGCTCGGCAACAGTGTGTGTTGTCCTTTGGAACACCGTGTGTCTGGACTGGTACAGAACCCTGAGACCTGGACAAACACTTGCACTTAATCACTACAGAGTCAAGACCAGCTACACACAACAGTCGGACATAG agGTCAGTGTAAATAGCAGGAATCCTGCGGCTCAGCTGCGTCTTCTCCCAGAATCCTCTGTTCCTGTAGAACgccgcccccccagcccctcgtATACCTTCTGCAGcgg GGAGGAGCTTTTGGAAGTTCCCCATGGCAACCTGTGTGATGTGATTGGCCTGGTGACATTCGTTGGGCGAACTGAGCGAATAAgaaacaaag ATGGACAGGGGGCGGAGCTACTGCAGTATAGATGGCTCTCACTGGAGGATGGAACAAGTGATCGGCCAATCATGGTGAAGCTTTTCTCGACGTCCCAACCTGAGGTCCACGACAATCTGTTTCCTA tgtgtgtggtcgtgtgcaCAAGGCTGAAGGTGATCAGAGACAGGTGTTACTACCTGACCaacagcacatacacacaggtgtaCTGCAcag gtcaaGGTCACCATTCAGAGATGCCCTACCGCAGGCTCCGCCCAGTCCATCTCTTCCTCCAATGGCTTCGGAGTCAGACAGACCAGGATGTTCTGAGGAGGGCTCTGATTGGTGGATACTTCAtctaccctcctcctccggtCTCCATGGAAACACACATGAGGGAcatgagag tgCAGCCATGTTTAGTGAAGGGGGCGGAGCTCAAGAGAGAGGTGGAGTCTCTGTGCTACCGCGAGCGACGTACACTCTGTCTCCAGGCAACAGTTACCATGGTGATGTACGCCTGCAGAGGAAAG gAAGACTCGTGTCTTGTATGGAGTGCTAACCCATTTCCGtcctcgccccctccctctccgtcctcctccctctcctctccccttcgctcctcctctcctatctgctcttcccctctctcctcctctctcgtctcctctcctctccactcctcctatcctgtctcgtctcctctccttttctcctctcatctctcgtctcctctgctTTCCTCCTCTTGCCTTCCCTCTACCCTTTCCCCTCGTCGCCCCTCCAGAGTAag ttttTTAAAGCGTAAACATCAAACAGCTTCTGGAGAGCAGAAGTTGAAGAG GCCGCTGCTGACCTCAGAACAAGAAAATAGGACAg ctgtccTCTGGGAAGCGTCCATGGAGTTCTTGGCCAGAACGGAAGGTGATGAAGACGATGAGGCTGACGAAGAGAATAGCGTCTTCACTGcatccatctcctccttcttctctggGATCGCCATGGAAACCCTCCCCCTGCGGTACAGCCCCGCCCACAAGGAGCGCCTGGCCGCTAGCGCGGCGATGCAGTCAGGAGATAGGGGGCGGTGCTTCAAGAGACGAGGGGCGGAGTTTATCTCCCCTATAGACAGTTACTATGTCCTGTCACTCAGag gtcACTCCAACACCTGGCTCTCCATCCTCGCCCACGGATCCTTCTCCTCACACGCCCCTCCCCCATCGCCAG GTGACCTCATCAACATGGCAGGCCAGCTGTCCAATCAGAGGCTCCTCTGTGTTCTGGAGGCGTGTCATCTGGGAGGAGCCAAGACAGAACTGGTGCTGAGCAGAGCTTTCccattataa